One Pseudomonas sp. FP1742 genomic window carries:
- a CDS encoding urea amidolyase associated protein UAAP1 encodes MIDSTQLFPPFAEELLPGGGHRSFVLKRSQLLRLTDLRGGANVSLTLLNADEKTERLNLPDSLKCQHTAKLTSGHCLYSDMGRVLAAITADTCGWSDSLGGVLCAEEVAQKYGQGRYQELRNGFFRNGTDNLLVELGKWGLGLSDLLMTLNLFSRVNVDEAGRFHFVEGNSKAGDYIELYAPMNTLVVLTALQHPMDPSPEYAPKPLKLSWMNANAGVTKHCRTSRPENERGFINTDRLFA; translated from the coding sequence ATGATTGATTCGACCCAACTGTTTCCGCCCTTCGCCGAAGAACTGCTCCCCGGCGGCGGCCATCGTTCATTCGTCCTGAAACGCAGCCAACTGCTGCGCCTGACCGACCTGCGCGGCGGGGCCAACGTCAGCCTGACGCTGCTCAACGCCGATGAAAAAACCGAGCGCCTGAACCTGCCCGACAGCCTCAAATGCCAACACACCGCCAAGCTCACCAGCGGCCATTGCCTGTACTCGGACATGGGCCGGGTGCTGGCGGCGATTACTGCCGATACCTGCGGCTGGAGCGACAGCCTCGGTGGCGTGCTGTGCGCTGAAGAAGTCGCACAAAAATATGGCCAGGGCCGCTATCAGGAACTGCGCAACGGCTTCTTCCGCAACGGCACCGACAATTTGCTGGTGGAACTGGGCAAGTGGGGGCTGGGCCTGTCCGATCTGCTGATGACGCTCAATCTGTTCAGCCGTGTGAACGTCGATGAGGCTGGTCGTTTCCACTTCGTCGAAGGCAACTCCAAGGCCGGTGACTACATCGAGTTGTACGCACCAATGAACACTCTGGTGGTGCTCACCGCGCTGCAACACCCGATGGATCCGTCGCCGGAATACGCACCGAAACCGCTGAAGCTCAGCTGGATGAACGCCAACGCCGGTGTCACCAAACACTGCCGCACCTCGCGCCCGGAAAACGAGCGCGGCTTCATCAACACCGACCGTCTGTTCGCCTGA
- a CDS encoding ABC transporter ATP-binding protein, with product MSFITVKNVWQQYADQVVLEGLNLNVNEGEFCTLVGASGCGKSTFLRLLLGQERASRGEILLDGQALAGEPDSSRGVVFQRYSVFPHLSVLDNVALGLELPRSPLLGRLFGHAKKDAREQASVLLHKVGLGHSLDKYPAQLSGGMQQRLAIAQALIMKPRVLLLDEPFGALDPGIRKDMHGLLLELWRETQLTVFMVTHDLSEGFSLGTRLLVFDKVRVDPHAPGAYGARITYDIPLNSDRRANRAAVDTLPTQLAGSLRIA from the coding sequence ATGAGCTTCATCACAGTGAAAAACGTCTGGCAGCAATACGCCGACCAAGTGGTGCTCGAAGGGCTGAACCTGAACGTCAACGAGGGCGAATTCTGCACTCTGGTCGGCGCCTCGGGTTGCGGCAAATCGACCTTCCTACGGCTATTGCTCGGCCAGGAACGCGCCAGTCGCGGCGAGATTCTGTTGGACGGTCAGGCACTGGCTGGCGAACCGGATTCGAGCCGTGGCGTGGTGTTCCAGCGCTACTCGGTGTTCCCGCACCTGAGCGTGCTGGACAACGTCGCCCTCGGCCTCGAACTGCCGCGTTCGCCCCTGCTCGGGCGGTTGTTTGGCCATGCAAAAAAAGACGCTCGGGAACAGGCGTCGGTGTTGCTGCACAAAGTCGGTCTCGGCCATTCGCTGGACAAGTACCCGGCGCAGCTCTCAGGTGGCATGCAGCAACGATTGGCAATTGCCCAGGCGCTGATCATGAAACCCCGGGTGTTGCTGCTCGACGAACCCTTCGGCGCCCTCGATCCGGGCATCCGCAAGGACATGCACGGCCTGCTGCTGGAGCTGTGGCGCGAGACGCAACTGACAGTGTTCATGGTCACCCATGATTTGTCCGAAGGTTTCAGCCTCGGCACCCGATTGCTGGTGTTCGACAAGGTCCGCGTCGATCCGCACGCCCCCGGCGCCTATGGCGCACGCATCACCTACGACATCCCTTTGAACAGCGACCGCCGCGCCAACCGTGCCGCCGTCGACACCCTGCCGACTCAGTTGGCAGGGTCGCTACGTATCGCTTAG
- the uca gene encoding urea carboxylase has product MFEKVLIANRGAIACRILRTLRELQVKGVAVYSEADAASLHILHADEAHSLGEGAAAGTYLAVDKILAIAKATGATAIHPGYGFLSENAAFAEACEAADIAFIGPTPEQLRVFGLKHTARALAKQHGVPMLEGTELLDSLDAALTAGEQVGYPVMLKSTAGGGGIGMRVCRSAAELSESFEAVKRLGQNNFSDAGVFIEKYIQRARHLEVQVFGDGQGEVIALGVRDCSVQRRNQKVLEETPAPNLPDGMAEALCLAAIKLAKAVNYRSAGTVEFVFDSDAQRFYFLEVNTRLQVEHGVTEQVWGVDLVRWMVELAAGDLPPLNALSQGLKADGHAIQARLYAEDPGRDFQPSPGLLTAVNFPVADGKHLRIDTWVEAGCEIPPYFDPMIAKLIRWAPTREEARVDLHQALGDSLLYGVETNRDYLRQILLDTPFASGQPWTRCLEGLVYQANTFEVLSAGTQTSVQDYPGRLGYWAVGVPPSGPMDSRALRLGNLLLSNDEGAAALEITMTGPMLRFNCDAVVAVTGAQIPLTLNGEAAPMNTALLVPAGATLHLGTIAGAGARSYLCLRGGLQVPDYLDSKSTFTLGQFGGHGGRALRAGDVLHVPALIDRSAGVQLPEEQVTELPAVRQIRVIYGPHGAPEYFTEHYIGTFFATQWEVHFNSSRTGVRLIGPKPEWVRADGGEAGLHPSNIHDNPYAIGAVDFTGDMPVILGPDGPSLGGFVCPVTVIEADLWQLGQLKAGDKVQFLPVDLKTARSLAMQNHCGEGACRNAASPRSTAKQSPISQLDTSDAARLQVLGALRDPTGASPLATGNVFPQGVVSPVVLDIGQDDTRLVARLSGDTHLLLEIGAPELDLVLRFRAHALMQALESKHLQGVIDLTPGIRSLQVHYQPEQLPLADLLGIVAGEWDAVCAAQDLQVPSRIVHLPLSWDDPACQLAIEKYMTTVRKDAPWCPSNLEFIRRINDLPNLDEVQRTVFDASYLVMGLGDVYLGAPVATPLDPRHRLVTTKYNPARTWTAENSVGIGGAYMCVYGMEGPGGYQFVGRTLQMWNRYREVAAFDGKPWLLRFFDQIRFYPVSADELLRIRRDFPLGRFALNIEHSQLNLADYQAFLAKEANSIAAFRDQQKGAFNAERERWIASGQAHFDSEEPAPQVAEEALLADGQQSIDSHIAGNLWQVQVEVGSQVVAGDVLVILESMKMEIPLLAPMAGVVREIRVQPGSAVRAGQRVVVLELD; this is encoded by the coding sequence ATGTTCGAAAAAGTCCTCATCGCCAACCGTGGCGCCATTGCCTGCCGCATCCTGCGTACCCTGCGAGAGTTGCAGGTCAAGGGCGTCGCGGTTTACTCCGAAGCCGACGCCGCCAGCCTGCATATCCTCCACGCCGATGAAGCCCACAGCCTGGGCGAAGGCGCGGCAGCCGGTACTTACCTGGCCGTGGACAAAATCCTCGCCATCGCCAAAGCCACCGGTGCCACGGCGATCCATCCCGGCTACGGATTCCTCTCGGAAAACGCCGCGTTCGCCGAAGCCTGCGAAGCGGCCGACATCGCCTTCATCGGCCCGACACCCGAGCAACTGCGCGTGTTTGGCCTCAAACACACCGCCCGCGCCCTGGCCAAACAACACGGTGTGCCTATGCTCGAAGGCACCGAGCTGCTCGACAGCCTCGACGCAGCATTGACCGCCGGCGAACAGGTCGGCTACCCGGTGATGCTCAAAAGCACCGCCGGCGGTGGAGGCATCGGCATGCGCGTATGCCGCAGCGCCGCCGAATTGAGCGAATCCTTTGAAGCGGTGAAGCGCCTCGGCCAGAACAATTTCAGCGACGCCGGTGTGTTCATCGAGAAATACATCCAGCGCGCCCGGCACCTGGAAGTCCAGGTGTTCGGCGACGGCCAGGGCGAGGTGATTGCCCTTGGCGTGCGCGACTGCTCGGTGCAGCGGCGCAACCAGAAAGTCCTCGAAGAAACTCCGGCCCCCAACCTGCCCGACGGCATGGCCGAAGCGCTCTGCCTTGCTGCGATCAAACTCGCCAAGGCAGTGAATTACCGCAGTGCCGGCACCGTGGAATTCGTCTTCGACAGTGACGCCCAGCGTTTCTATTTTCTGGAAGTGAACACCCGCTTGCAGGTAGAACACGGCGTCACCGAGCAAGTGTGGGGCGTGGACCTGGTGCGCTGGATGGTGGAACTGGCGGCCGGAGATTTACCGCCATTGAACGCATTGAGCCAAGGCTTGAAAGCCGACGGCCATGCAATTCAGGCAAGGCTCTATGCCGAAGATCCGGGGCGGGATTTTCAACCGAGTCCCGGTCTGCTGACGGCGGTAAATTTCCCCGTCGCCGATGGCAAACACCTGCGTATCGACACTTGGGTCGAGGCCGGTTGCGAGATCCCTCCGTACTTCGACCCGATGATCGCCAAGCTCATTCGCTGGGCGCCGACTCGCGAAGAAGCCCGCGTCGATCTGCATCAGGCTCTAGGCGACAGCCTGCTGTACGGGGTGGAAACCAACCGCGATTACCTGCGGCAGATTCTGCTCGATACGCCCTTTGCCAGCGGCCAGCCGTGGACCCGTTGCCTGGAAGGCCTGGTCTATCAAGCCAACACCTTTGAAGTGCTCAGCGCCGGTACCCAGACCAGCGTTCAGGATTATCCGGGGCGTCTCGGGTACTGGGCGGTCGGCGTGCCGCCGTCGGGGCCGATGGACAGTCGCGCATTGCGCTTGGGTAATCTTTTACTGAGTAACGACGAAGGTGCAGCGGCGCTGGAAATCACCATGACCGGGCCGATGTTGCGCTTCAATTGTGATGCGGTGGTGGCGGTGACCGGTGCGCAGATTCCATTGACGCTGAACGGTGAAGCGGCGCCGATGAACACCGCGTTGTTGGTTCCGGCCGGTGCCACATTGCATCTCGGCACGATCGCCGGTGCAGGCGCTCGCAGCTATCTGTGCCTGCGCGGCGGCCTGCAAGTGCCGGATTATCTGGACAGCAAAAGTACCTTCACACTGGGGCAGTTCGGTGGGCACGGCGGCCGTGCATTGCGTGCCGGTGACGTGTTGCATGTGCCAGCCTTGATCGACCGTAGCGCGGGTGTTCAATTGCCTGAAGAACAGGTCACCGAATTACCGGCCGTGCGGCAAATCCGGGTGATCTACGGCCCCCACGGCGCACCGGAATACTTCACCGAACACTACATCGGCACGTTCTTCGCGACCCAGTGGGAAGTGCATTTCAACTCCAGCCGCACCGGTGTGCGGCTGATCGGGCCGAAGCCGGAATGGGTACGGGCCGACGGTGGCGAAGCCGGGTTGCATCCGTCGAATATTCACGACAATCCGTACGCCATTGGCGCGGTGGATTTCACCGGTGATATGCCGGTAATCCTCGGCCCCGATGGCCCGAGCCTCGGTGGGTTTGTCTGCCCGGTGACGGTGATCGAAGCGGATCTTTGGCAGCTCGGGCAACTGAAGGCTGGCGACAAGGTGCAGTTTTTGCCGGTCGATCTGAAAACCGCTCGCTCTCTGGCAATGCAGAACCATTGTGGCGAGGGGGCTTGTCGGAACGCCGCATCGCCCCGTTCGACTGCGAAGCAGTCGCCAATCAGTCAACTCGATACATCTGATGCTGCGCGATTGCAGGTATTGGGGGCGCTTCGCGACCCAACGGGGGCAAGCCCCCTCGCCACAGGTAATGTGTTCCCACAGGGGGTTGTGTCGCCTGTGGTGCTGGATATCGGGCAGGACGATACGCGGCTGGTTGCGCGCCTTTCGGGCGACACACATTTGCTGCTGGAAATCGGCGCACCGGAACTGGACCTGGTCCTGCGCTTCCGCGCCCACGCGCTGATGCAGGCATTGGAAAGCAAACACCTGCAAGGTGTGATCGACCTGACGCCGGGCATCCGCTCGCTGCAAGTGCATTACCAACCGGAACAACTGCCGCTCGCCGATCTGCTGGGCATCGTCGCCGGTGAGTGGGACGCCGTGTGCGCCGCCCAAGACTTGCAGGTCCCCTCGCGTATCGTCCACCTGCCGCTGTCCTGGGATGACCCGGCCTGCCAGTTGGCCATCGAGAAATACATGACCACCGTGCGCAAGGACGCCCCATGGTGCCCGAGCAATCTGGAGTTCATCCGCCGCATCAACGACCTGCCGAACCTCGACGAAGTGCAGCGCACGGTGTTCGACGCCAGCTATCTGGTGATGGGGCTGGGCGATGTCTACCTCGGCGCTCCGGTCGCCACCCCGCTCGACCCACGGCATCGCCTGGTGACGACCAAGTACAACCCGGCCCGCACCTGGACCGCCGAAAACTCGGTGGGCATCGGTGGCGCCTATATGTGCGTATACGGCATGGAAGGCCCCGGTGGTTATCAATTCGTTGGCCGGACCTTGCAGATGTGGAATCGCTACCGCGAGGTCGCCGCGTTCGATGGCAAACCGTGGCTGCTGCGGTTCTTCGATCAAATCCGCTTCTACCCGGTAAGCGCCGATGAACTGCTGCGCATTCGACGGGACTTCCCGCTCGGGCGCTTCGCCCTGAACATCGAGCACAGTCAGTTGAACCTGGCGGATTACCAGGCGTTTCTGGCGAAGGAAGCCAACAGCATTGCGGCGTTTCGCGATCAGCAAAAAGGCGCGTTCAACGCCGAACGTGAACGCTGGATCGCCAGCGGCCAGGCGCATTTCGACAGTGAAGAACCGGCGCCGCAAGTGGCCGAAGAGGCGCTGCTGGCCGACGGTCAGCAGAGCATCGACAGCCACATCGCCGGCAACCTCTGGCAGGTTCAGGTGGAGGTCGGCAGCCAAGTGGTCGCGGGTGATGTGCTGGTGATTCTGGAGTCGATGAAGATGGAAATCCCCCTGCTCGCGCCCATGGCCGGTGTGGTACGGGAGATTCGCGTGCAACCGGGCTCGGCAGTGCGCGCCGGACAGCGCGTCGTGGTGCTGGAGCTCGACTGA
- a CDS encoding enoyl-CoA hydratase/isomerase family protein, which translates to MNLHFEELTGTDGARIGIASLDAEKSLNALSLPMINALRDQLDAWAKEPQIVCVLLRGNGDKAFCAGGEVRSLVEACRAHPGEVPPLAAHFFAAEYRLDFKLHTYPKPLICWGHGYVLGGGMGLLQGASTRIVTPSSRLAMPEISIGLYPDVGASWFLSRLPGKLGLFLGLTGARMNGRDAIDLDLADRFLLDKQQQELIEGLLQLNWQEQTAMQLNSLLKALQQEAVGQMPEAQWLPRRQQIDELLDVSDVRCAWKAISALRVHKDPLLSRAACTMTEGSPLTAHLVWEQIARARHLSLAQVFQMEYTMSLNCCRHPEFSEGVRARLIDKDQKPHWHWPDINTVPEAAVEAHFHKVWEGRHPLADLSEY; encoded by the coding sequence ATGAATCTGCACTTCGAAGAACTCACCGGCACCGACGGCGCACGCATCGGCATCGCCAGCCTGGATGCCGAAAAGTCTCTCAACGCCCTCTCCTTGCCGATGATCAACGCCTTGCGCGATCAACTGGACGCCTGGGCCAAGGAACCACAGATCGTTTGCGTGCTGCTGCGCGGCAATGGCGACAAGGCCTTTTGCGCCGGCGGTGAAGTTCGCAGCCTGGTGGAAGCGTGTCGCGCCCATCCCGGGGAAGTACCCCCCCTGGCTGCGCACTTCTTTGCGGCAGAATATCGCCTCGACTTCAAACTGCACACCTACCCGAAACCGTTGATCTGCTGGGGTCATGGTTATGTTCTGGGCGGCGGCATGGGGCTGCTGCAAGGGGCAAGCACTCGGATCGTCACGCCGAGCAGCCGGTTGGCGATGCCGGAGATCAGTATCGGTTTGTACCCGGACGTCGGCGCCAGTTGGTTTCTGTCGCGGTTGCCCGGCAAGCTCGGATTGTTTCTCGGCCTGACCGGCGCCCGGATGAACGGTCGTGATGCAATCGATCTGGACCTGGCCGATCGCTTTTTGCTCGATAAGCAACAGCAAGAGCTGATCGAAGGTTTGCTGCAATTGAACTGGCAGGAACAGACCGCCATGCAGCTCAACAGCCTGCTCAAGGCCTTGCAACAGGAGGCAGTGGGGCAAATGCCCGAAGCCCAATGGCTGCCGCGACGCCAGCAGATCGACGAACTGCTGGATGTCAGCGACGTCCGTTGTGCCTGGAAGGCCATCAGTGCGCTGCGCGTTCATAAAGACCCGCTGCTCAGTCGTGCCGCCTGCACCATGACGGAAGGCTCGCCCCTGACCGCTCATCTGGTGTGGGAACAGATCGCCCGCGCCCGGCACCTGTCGCTGGCTCAAGTCTTCCAGATGGAATACACCATGAGCCTCAATTGCTGCCGTCATCCTGAGTTCAGCGAGGGCGTTCGCGCGCGGTTGATCGACAAGGACCAGAAACCTCACTGGCACTGGCCGGATATCAACACGGTGCCGGAGGCGGCGGTGGAAGCGCATTTTCACAAGGTCTGGGAAGGTCGGCATCCGTTGGCGGATCTGTCGGAATACTGA
- a CDS encoding putative urea ABC transporter substrate-binding protein: MSRLRLPVLFAAAFAALVSVSSQAAQKDHFSVCWTIYAGWMPWEYAGSQGIVDKWAKKYGIKIDVVQLNDYVESINQYTAGQFDGCTMTNMDALTIPAAGGVDSTALIVSDFSNGNDGIVLKGEGKQVADLKGMDVNLVELSVSHYLLARALDSVDLTEKDLKVVNTSDADISAAFNTEQVNAVTTWNPMLSDIKARPGVTEVFNSSQIPGEIMDMMVVNSATLKDNPALGKALTGAWFEVVELMNAKNAASQAALEHMAKASGTNLAGFQAQLDTTKLFATPKEALAFSTSKQLPETMRKVAEFSFQHGLLGEGAKDTSAVGMAFANGVTSGDKANLKLRFDPSFVQMAADSTL, translated from the coding sequence ATGTCCCGACTTCGTTTACCCGTCCTGTTCGCCGCTGCTTTTGCAGCCCTCGTGAGCGTCTCGTCCCAGGCCGCACAGAAAGACCATTTCAGCGTTTGCTGGACGATCTATGCCGGCTGGATGCCCTGGGAATATGCCGGCAGCCAGGGCATCGTCGACAAATGGGCGAAAAAGTACGGCATCAAAATCGATGTGGTGCAGCTCAACGACTACGTCGAATCGATCAACCAATACACCGCCGGCCAGTTCGACGGCTGCACCATGACCAACATGGATGCGCTGACCATTCCGGCGGCCGGTGGCGTCGACAGCACGGCGCTGATCGTCAGCGATTTCTCCAACGGCAACGACGGCATCGTGCTCAAAGGCGAAGGCAAGCAAGTCGCTGACCTCAAGGGCATGGACGTCAATCTGGTGGAACTCTCGGTGTCCCACTACCTGTTGGCCCGTGCTCTGGATTCGGTGGATCTCACCGAGAAAGACCTGAAAGTGGTCAACACCTCCGACGCCGACATCTCGGCCGCGTTCAACACCGAACAAGTCAATGCCGTCACCACCTGGAACCCGATGCTGTCGGACATCAAGGCCAGGCCCGGCGTGACCGAAGTGTTCAACTCCAGCCAGATCCCCGGCGAAATCATGGACATGATGGTGGTCAACAGCGCCACCCTCAAAGACAACCCGGCCCTGGGTAAAGCCCTGACCGGCGCCTGGTTCGAAGTGGTCGAGTTGATGAATGCGAAAAACGCCGCCAGCCAAGCCGCGCTCGAACACATGGCCAAAGCCTCGGGCACCAACCTGGCCGGTTTCCAGGCGCAACTGGACACCACCAAACTGTTCGCCACGCCCAAAGAAGCCCTGGCGTTCTCCACCAGCAAGCAGCTACCGGAAACGATGCGCAAGGTGGCCGAGTTTTCCTTCCAGCACGGCTTGCTGGGTGAAGGCGCCAAAGACACCAGCGCGGTCGGCATGGCGTTCGCCAATGGTGTGACCAGCGGCGACAAGGCCAACCTCAAGCTGCGCTTCGATCCGAGCTTCGTACAGATGGCAGCCGACTCCACGTTGTAA
- a CDS encoding AbrB family transcriptional regulator — protein sequence MSDRPPFKSWWGTPLVGLLGGYLASQIGWPLPWMVGSLLAIILVRCLTPWQLAEIPGGRKCGQWIVGIGIGLHFTPVVMEQVLSHFGLIFFGALVTSLSAVVGVWLMRRTGEDRATAFFSSMPGGSGEMVNLGARNGAVLSRVAAGQSLRVLVVVLCVPAAFKYLLGDGAPVLHPTTVNWWWLALLFPAGALAAWIWQRLRQPNPWLFGPLLVSATVSIAWDLHIGLPNGGSQIGQWLIGSGLGCHFNRQFFRRAPSFMGRTLLGTVLTMLIATLAALGLSALTHLDLRSLTLGMMPGGIAEMSLTAETLQLSVPLVTAMQVMRLLFVLFLAEPLFRYWNREPDSV from the coding sequence ATGTCTGATCGTCCCCCCTTCAAAAGCTGGTGGGGAACACCGCTGGTCGGTCTGCTGGGCGGTTACCTCGCCAGCCAGATCGGCTGGCCTCTGCCATGGATGGTCGGCTCGTTACTGGCGATCATCCTGGTGCGTTGCCTGACTCCCTGGCAATTGGCGGAAATCCCTGGCGGGCGCAAGTGCGGCCAGTGGATCGTCGGTATCGGCATTGGTCTGCACTTCACCCCGGTGGTGATGGAGCAGGTGCTGAGCCACTTCGGTCTGATCTTCTTCGGTGCGTTGGTTACCAGCCTGTCCGCGGTGGTCGGGGTCTGGTTGATGCGGCGTACCGGCGAAGATCGTGCCACGGCGTTCTTTTCCAGCATGCCCGGTGGCTCCGGGGAGATGGTCAACCTCGGTGCCCGTAACGGTGCGGTGCTCAGCCGTGTCGCGGCGGGGCAAAGTTTGCGGGTGCTGGTGGTGGTGCTGTGTGTGCCGGCGGCGTTCAAATATCTGTTGGGCGACGGAGCGCCGGTCTTGCATCCAACGACCGTCAACTGGTGGTGGCTGGCCCTTCTGTTCCCGGCCGGCGCCCTTGCCGCCTGGATCTGGCAGCGCCTGCGGCAACCCAACCCCTGGCTGTTCGGGCCGTTGCTGGTGAGTGCGACGGTGAGCATTGCCTGGGACCTGCACATCGGTCTGCCCAACGGCGGCAGTCAGATTGGCCAGTGGTTGATTGGCAGCGGGTTGGGGTGTCACTTCAATCGGCAGTTCTTCCGGCGGGCACCGTCGTTCATGGGCCGAACCCTGCTCGGCACGGTCTTGACCATGTTGATCGCAACTTTGGCGGCGTTGGGTTTGAGTGCGCTGACCCATCTGGATCTGCGCTCGCTGACCTTGGGCATGATGCCCGGAGGGATCGCCGAGATGAGCCTGACGGCAGAGACTTTGCAACTGTCGGTGCCATTGGTGACGGCGATGCAGGTGATGCGGTTGCTGTTTGTACTGTTTCTGGCGGAACCGTTGTTTCGGTATTGGAACCGGGAGCCGGATTCAGTCTGA
- a CDS encoding urea amidolyase associated protein UAAP2, with protein MSLAIATVHKQPEAAVYRATIPAGEPWLMEVKAGQTLRILDLEGNQAVDTLFYSLANPKERYDVQRTLRRQNSVYLSTGSVLYSNLGKPMLTIVEDTCGRHDTLGGACAQESNTVRYALEKRYMHSCRDNYLRACAHDGRLGKGDIGPNINFFMNVPVTADGGLTFEDGISAPGKYVDLRAEMDVIVLISNCPQLNNPCNAYNPTPAELLVWN; from the coding sequence ATGTCACTCGCTATCGCTACTGTTCACAAGCAACCAGAAGCCGCGGTCTACCGCGCCACCATCCCCGCCGGTGAACCCTGGCTGATGGAGGTCAAGGCCGGCCAGACCTTGCGCATCCTCGACCTGGAAGGCAATCAGGCGGTCGACACGCTGTTCTACAGCCTGGCCAATCCCAAGGAGCGCTATGACGTGCAGCGCACGTTGCGTCGGCAGAACAGCGTCTACCTGAGCACCGGCAGCGTGCTCTATTCCAACCTTGGCAAGCCAATGCTGACCATCGTCGAAGACACCTGCGGGCGTCACGACACCCTCGGCGGTGCCTGCGCGCAAGAGAGCAACACCGTGCGTTACGCGCTGGAGAAACGCTACATGCACAGCTGTCGCGACAACTACCTGCGCGCTTGTGCCCACGACGGTCGACTGGGCAAGGGTGACATCGGGCCGAACATCAATTTCTTCATGAATGTGCCGGTGACGGCCGACGGCGGGCTGACGTTCGAAGACGGGATTTCAGCACCGGGCAAATACGTCGACCTGCGGGCCGAGATGGACGTGATCGTGCTGATCTCCAACTGCCCGCAACTGAACAATCCGTGCAACGCCTACAACCCCACGCCAGCGGAGCTTTTGGTATGGAACTGA
- a CDS encoding ABC transporter permease, translating to MRLINRHPDRPSRLLLVILPFALVLFAYFMGSAERLMDNPNDKLLPSAVQMTDAVKRLAFTADTRTGDYLLWQDSAASLRRLAIGLGISALAGLCLGIAAGILPLFGTPLSPVLTVLSMVPPLAILPILFIVFGLGELSKVMLIVIGITPCLARDLEQRAREIPVELLIKAQTLGASTWTLMLRVVLPQLLPRLLISLRLMLGSAWLFLIAAEAIASTDGLGYRIFLVRRYLAMDVILPYVVWITLLAWLMDWGLKRLTQRAFPWHQGASK from the coding sequence ATGCGCCTGATCAATCGCCACCCGGATCGCCCCAGTCGCCTGCTGTTGGTGATCCTGCCATTCGCCCTGGTGCTGTTCGCCTACTTCATGGGCTCGGCCGAACGGCTGATGGATAACCCCAACGACAAACTGCTGCCCAGTGCCGTGCAGATGACCGACGCGGTGAAACGCCTGGCATTCACCGCCGACACCCGCACCGGTGATTACCTGCTCTGGCAAGACAGTGCCGCCAGCCTGCGACGGTTGGCCATCGGCCTCGGCATCAGTGCCTTGGCCGGGTTGTGCCTGGGCATCGCCGCCGGGATCCTGCCGCTGTTCGGCACACCGTTGTCGCCGGTGCTCACGGTGCTGTCGATGGTGCCGCCGCTGGCGATCCTGCCGATTCTGTTCATCGTGTTCGGGTTGGGGGAGTTGTCGAAAGTGATGCTGATCGTGATCGGCATCACCCCGTGCCTGGCCCGTGATCTGGAACAGCGCGCCCGGGAAATTCCGGTCGAACTGCTGATCAAGGCGCAGACGCTTGGCGCCTCGACCTGGACCTTGATGCTGCGTGTGGTGCTGCCGCAATTGCTGCCACGCCTGCTGATCTCGTTACGGTTGATGCTCGGCTCGGCGTGGTTGTTTTTGATCGCCGCCGAAGCCATCGCCTCCACCGACGGTTTGGGTTACCGGATCTTCCTGGTGCGCCGCTACCTGGCGATGGACGTGATTCTGCCCTACGTGGTGTGGATCACCCTGCTCGCCTGGCTGATGGACTGGGGCCTCAAGCGCCTGACCCAACGGGCCTTTCCCTGGCACCAAGGTGCCTCCAAATGA
- the ung gene encoding uracil-DNA glycosylase, producing MTADDRIKLEPGWKEALRAEFDKPYMAELRTFLQQERAAGKEIYPPGPLIFNALNSTPLDKVKVVILGQDPYHGPGQAHGLCFSVQPGVPAPPSLVNIYKELKRDLNIDIPNHGYLQSWAEQGVLMLNTTMTVERANANAHAGKGWQHFTDRIIEVVSEHRPHLVFLLWGAHAQSKQKLIDATKHLVLTSVHPSPLSAYRGFLGCGHFSRANKFLEQNGETPIEWRLPPV from the coding sequence ATGACTGCTGACGACCGTATCAAACTCGAACCGGGCTGGAAGGAGGCGCTTCGTGCCGAATTCGACAAGCCCTACATGGCAGAGTTGCGCACTTTCCTGCAACAGGAACGCGCGGCGGGCAAGGAGATCTATCCGCCAGGACCATTGATTTTCAACGCGCTCAATTCCACGCCGCTGGACAAGGTCAAGGTGGTCATCCTCGGGCAGGACCCTTACCACGGCCCCGGCCAGGCCCATGGGCTGTGCTTTTCGGTGCAACCGGGCGTACCGGCGCCGCCGTCGCTGGTGAACATCTATAAAGAGTTGAAACGCGACCTGAACATCGACATCCCCAATCATGGCTACCTGCAGAGTTGGGCGGAGCAGGGCGTGTTGATGCTCAATACCACCATGACCGTGGAGCGGGCGAATGCCAACGCCCATGCGGGCAAGGGCTGGCAGCACTTTACCGATCGGATTATCGAAGTGGTCAGCGAACACCGGCCACATCTGGTGTTCCTGCTGTGGGGCGCGCATGCCCAGAGCAAGCAGAAACTCATCGACGCTACCAAGCATCTGGTGCTGACTTCGGTTCACCCGTCGCCGCTGTCTGCCTATCGGGGGTTCCTTGGCTGCGGGCATTTCAGCCGGGCGAACAAGTTTCTTGAGCAGAATGGCGAGACGCCGATCGAGTGGAGATTGCCGCCGGTCTGA